The Elusimicrobiota bacterium genome includes a region encoding these proteins:
- a CDS encoding formylglycine-generating enzyme family protein: MKGIADLLVAAALSGWPAAAGAAEFQVSPLPELPAAAAPATAGAWSRPRAELPVEAGRAESFHFENVDAAGLKEYDAVAHFEDSDAPPQEKAARWRGLGRQVQALAGACQNRAAQWEEYAAARTLDAVLEKEGSGAAPDEKRAAWLELAKSWPAYAPTALAQAREWQRYAVELAAVDEVRRQRAKLRDQDWSRLSKLLALADVDAGDKRRFAAAFVKAYGKDPEDDPHIDELLPFLPQEMLSPEDAGALAAIDWVTIAGGSFVMGATDLGPSSLPRHRVSVRTFRLARTLVTNKQYQACVQAGACAAPADRGDKFKGGGQPAVGVDWDQAQAFARWAGGRLPTEAEWEYAARGRGERLKYPWGDDEATCRLAVFDDSRWPQASRTGCGKASTWPVCSKPEGNTRQGLCDMAGDAWQWVQDRYHDTYSEAPRDGSAWEAAAGPERVIRGGAWSYGAASLRSAARGSRDAGKRASDVGFRLAQSDLPEKSPPP; this comes from the coding sequence ATGAAAGGCATCGCCGATCTCCTCGTCGCCGCCGCGCTGTCGGGCTGGCCCGCGGCCGCGGGCGCCGCCGAGTTCCAGGTCAGTCCTTTGCCCGAGCTGCCCGCGGCCGCCGCACCGGCGACGGCCGGCGCCTGGAGCCGGCCGCGCGCCGAGCTGCCGGTGGAGGCGGGCCGCGCCGAGAGCTTCCATTTCGAGAACGTGGATGCGGCCGGGCTCAAGGAGTACGACGCGGTGGCGCATTTCGAGGACAGCGACGCGCCGCCCCAGGAGAAGGCGGCCCGCTGGCGCGGCCTGGGGCGCCAAGTCCAGGCCTTGGCGGGCGCCTGCCAGAACCGCGCCGCGCAGTGGGAAGAATACGCGGCGGCGCGGACGCTCGACGCAGTCCTGGAGAAGGAAGGCAGCGGCGCGGCCCCGGACGAGAAAAGGGCCGCCTGGCTGGAGCTGGCCAAGAGCTGGCCCGCCTACGCGCCGACGGCTCTGGCGCAGGCCCGGGAATGGCAGCGCTACGCGGTCGAGCTGGCCGCGGTGGATGAGGTCAGGCGCCAGCGCGCGAAGCTCCGGGACCAGGACTGGTCCCGGCTGAGCAAGCTCCTGGCCCTGGCCGATGTCGATGCGGGGGACAAGAGGAGGTTCGCGGCCGCTTTCGTCAAAGCGTACGGCAAGGACCCCGAGGACGACCCCCATATCGACGAGCTCCTGCCGTTCCTGCCCCAGGAGATGCTGAGCCCCGAGGACGCCGGCGCGCTGGCGGCGATCGACTGGGTGACCATCGCGGGCGGAAGCTTCGTCATGGGCGCCACCGACCTCGGCCCGTCCTCCTTGCCGCGGCACCGGGTCAGTGTGCGGACCTTCCGGCTGGCCCGGACGCTCGTGACGAACAAGCAATACCAGGCTTGCGTCCAAGCCGGGGCCTGCGCCGCGCCCGCGGACCGCGGCGACAAGTTCAAGGGCGGCGGCCAGCCCGCGGTCGGCGTGGATTGGGACCAGGCGCAAGCCTTCGCCCGCTGGGCCGGAGGCAGGCTGCCCACCGAGGCGGAATGGGAGTACGCGGCCCGCGGACGGGGCGAGCGGCTGAAGTATCCTTGGGGCGATGATGAGGCGACCTGCAGGCTGGCGGTGTTCGATGACTCGCGTTGGCCTCAGGCCAGCCGGACCGGCTGCGGCAAAGCCTCCACCTGGCCGGTCTGCTCGAAGCCCGAGGGCAATACCCGGCAAGGACTTTGCGACATGGCGGGCGATGCGTGGCAGTGGGTGCAGGACCGGTATCACGACACCTACAGCGAGGCGCCGAGGGACGGCAGCGCCTGGGAAGCAGCGGCCGGCCCGGAGCGGGTCATCCGGGGCGGCGCCTGGAGCTACGGCGCCGCCTCCCTGCGCTCCGCCGCCCGCGGCTCCCGCGACGCGGGCAAACGCGCCAGCGACGTCGGGTTCCGCCTGGCGCAATCCGACCTCCCAGAAAAAAGTCCGCCTCCCTGA
- a CDS encoding tetratricopeptide repeat protein, translating to MRNPPRISALAALLLCLTMPGLADDKQEQLAALQSNIEIVEDALTIAKSDGAKTLLRNELKGLEAQRRKLNGEPEPQPQPAATPEKAPKTDTPASKPDAPETPTDPAAAAGEAALARADAVEKSGAGSGWGAADPFINRALQQDPNNPAANTAAAKSALAKGDFAGARKFADKALKSDPGNSQAMGARALANNALGERAAALSDAKSVLKVSPEDKTAKSLVSLLAPQALPKDAGRAKDARFDQAGDPGALGGAAAGPAPGARAGPGPGAAAEVGTSSADRYKAAALTEAAAAKLRLGDADGAAQAATAAMGSGASGPEPLILRGKALDAAGRHEDAVQDETAALEKEMDAALAALMERAWSQARSGRAPEARADARAAARLAPEGSPALGLARSIAARPEAVGSPAGPAEPAPPEVPSLYAGISPQSLDVARQARERLAVGDTREALRLAARAVSLDRGNHLAFIVSAAAYRVQGRYDEAIAAATEALRLQPRAADALLARSLAYLHLKDWGRSEADASAAIAVGGERIEAFRQRLLARRQLGDAAGSAADERRIAALEQAGRPLRGPSRARPLAVGLALGGVLAGLAVWRLRQFRRPPEPPTYS from the coding sequence GTGAGAAACCCCCCCCGCATCTCGGCGCTGGCCGCGCTGCTGCTCTGCCTGACGATGCCGGGCCTGGCCGACGACAAGCAGGAGCAGCTGGCGGCGCTGCAGTCCAACATCGAGATCGTCGAGGACGCGCTGACCATCGCCAAGAGCGACGGGGCCAAGACGCTCCTCCGGAACGAGCTCAAAGGCCTGGAGGCCCAGCGCCGCAAGCTCAACGGAGAGCCCGAGCCGCAGCCGCAGCCGGCGGCCACTCCGGAGAAGGCCCCGAAAACTGACACCCCGGCCTCCAAGCCCGATGCTCCGGAGACCCCGACCGATCCCGCGGCCGCGGCCGGCGAGGCGGCGCTGGCCCGGGCCGACGCCGTCGAGAAGAGCGGGGCGGGCTCGGGCTGGGGCGCGGCCGACCCCTTCATCAATCGCGCTCTCCAGCAGGACCCCAACAATCCCGCCGCCAACACGGCCGCGGCCAAGAGCGCTCTGGCCAAGGGCGACTTCGCCGGGGCGCGCAAGTTCGCCGACAAGGCCCTCAAGTCCGACCCGGGCAACAGCCAGGCCATGGGAGCGCGCGCCTTGGCCAACAACGCTCTGGGCGAGCGCGCCGCGGCCTTGAGCGACGCCAAGTCCGTGCTCAAGGTCTCCCCCGAGGACAAGACCGCCAAGTCCTTGGTGAGCCTGCTCGCGCCCCAGGCGCTGCCCAAGGACGCCGGCCGCGCCAAGGACGCGCGCTTCGACCAGGCCGGCGACCCGGGCGCTTTGGGCGGAGCCGCGGCCGGTCCGGCGCCGGGCGCGCGCGCAGGCCCGGGCCCCGGCGCCGCGGCCGAAGTCGGGACCAGCTCCGCGGACCGCTATAAGGCCGCGGCCCTGACCGAGGCGGCCGCGGCCAAGCTGCGCCTGGGCGACGCCGACGGAGCCGCCCAGGCCGCGACCGCCGCCATGGGCAGCGGCGCCTCCGGACCCGAGCCCCTCATCCTGCGCGGCAAGGCTTTGGACGCCGCGGGCCGCCACGAGGACGCGGTCCAGGACGAGACCGCGGCCTTGGAGAAGGAGATGGACGCGGCCTTGGCCGCGCTCATGGAGCGGGCCTGGTCGCAGGCTCGCAGCGGCCGCGCGCCCGAGGCGCGCGCCGACGCCCGCGCGGCCGCGCGCCTGGCGCCCGAAGGCTCCCCGGCCCTGGGCCTGGCCCGGAGCATCGCGGCGCGTCCGGAGGCGGTGGGCTCGCCCGCTGGCCCGGCCGAGCCGGCTCCGCCCGAGGTCCCTTCCCTCTATGCCGGGATCTCGCCTCAGTCTCTCGACGTCGCGCGCCAGGCCCGCGAGAGGCTCGCCGTGGGCGACACGCGCGAGGCCCTGCGCCTGGCCGCGCGCGCCGTGTCTTTGGACCGCGGCAATCACCTGGCCTTCATCGTGAGCGCCGCGGCCTACCGGGTGCAGGGGCGCTATGACGAGGCGATAGCCGCGGCGACCGAGGCCCTGCGCCTGCAGCCCCGGGCCGCCGACGCCCTGCTGGCGCGGTCGTTGGCCTATCTCCACCTCAAGGATTGGGGCCGGTCCGAGGCGGACGCCTCCGCGGCCATCGCTGTCGGAGGCGAGCGCATCGAGGCCTTCCGCCAGCGCCTCCTGGCGCGGCGGCAGCTGGGCGACGCCGCGGGCAGCGCCGCCGACGAAAGGAGGATCGCCGCCCTGGAGCAGGCCGGCCGCCCCCTGCGGGGCCCGTCCCGGGCCCGGCCCCTGGCCGTGGGTCTGGCTTTGGGCGGGGTCCTGGCCGGGCTGGCCGTATGGAGGCTCAGGCAGTTCCGGCGGCCTCCCGAGCCGCCCACCTACTCCTGA
- a CDS encoding cyclic nucleotide-binding domain-containing protein gives MKILIQGLAAGPDADAFVAALRDVEFFQTLTDAQLREVLCFTKAVEFEAGETVFKKDAEGSEFYLVRSGRAEARFPGFFAPKVIGTMGPGEFFGEIALIRDRPRAATVVCVEPTVCLVLASIDFAIMLERHPDIAAEVQAVARKRSGG, from the coding sequence ATGAAGATCCTCATCCAGGGCCTCGCCGCCGGACCGGACGCCGACGCGTTCGTCGCGGCCCTGCGCGACGTCGAGTTCTTCCAGACGCTCACCGACGCCCAGCTGCGCGAGGTCCTCTGCTTCACGAAGGCCGTCGAATTCGAGGCCGGCGAGACCGTCTTCAAGAAGGACGCCGAGGGCAGCGAGTTCTACCTCGTGCGCTCCGGCCGGGCGGAGGCGCGGTTCCCGGGGTTCTTCGCGCCCAAGGTCATCGGCACGATGGGCCCCGGCGAATTCTTCGGCGAGATCGCGCTGATCCGCGACCGGCCGCGCGCGGCGACCGTCGTCTGCGTCGAGCCGACCGTCTGCCTCGTCCTCGCGTCCATCGACTTCGCGATCATGCTGGAACGTCACCCCGATATCGCCGCGGAGGTCCAGGCCGTGGCCCGGAAGCGCTCCGGCGGGTAG
- a CDS encoding J domain-containing protein, producing MRPGNPGRALGILLSAAFFIAAGGQAVAQMRGSAAGGRTNWAPPFAPASSSLLTGVQRFMSTPTGASLVSQIPSFRAVSVYSPESDLDLRAMGALGAQLPAGFEARLTVALRQPGEGSDELAALSKELENAYQAAIPEVTKAVQARAQQVALGVAYGQIEGAELGAAAAELERFGVYGPSVQEKASIVRHLASQATMGHAQSIAGDFLRRTRSSDEVAAGASLPGSQRRMPDEWVLHAYKQAAAAKPSDQGDSAKPKEPPPPKPEGSDPQEKAGAKPGDRKDSAKPKEEPPKPKAERQDFREWIGAKSNDRGATVKPQAPPAPPALQPRPDARNFYERIGAAKDMSADEIKAAYRKAVMLYHPDKHSNEGAAVIKKMTKDFQNIQEAYAALSDPKKRAAYDITLAKTSPAQAKASDWRPWTWTDFGAAKR from the coding sequence ATGAGGCCGGGAAATCCGGGGCGGGCTCTGGGCATCCTTCTCTCAGCGGCGTTCTTCATCGCCGCCGGGGGACAGGCGGTCGCCCAGATGAGGGGTTCGGCGGCGGGGGGCCGCACGAATTGGGCCCCGCCCTTCGCCCCGGCGTCTTCGTCCTTGCTGACCGGCGTACAACGCTTCATGAGCACGCCGACCGGCGCAAGCCTGGTCTCGCAGATCCCGTCCTTCCGGGCCGTCAGCGTGTACTCCCCGGAGTCGGACCTGGACCTGCGCGCCATGGGCGCGCTGGGCGCGCAGCTGCCCGCGGGTTTCGAGGCTCGCTTGACCGTCGCCCTGCGCCAGCCCGGGGAAGGCTCGGATGAGCTCGCGGCATTGTCGAAGGAGCTGGAGAACGCCTACCAGGCGGCCATCCCGGAGGTGACCAAGGCCGTGCAAGCGCGCGCCCAGCAGGTCGCCCTTGGGGTCGCCTACGGGCAGATCGAGGGGGCGGAGCTCGGCGCGGCAGCCGCCGAGCTCGAACGCTTCGGGGTCTACGGCCCTAGCGTGCAAGAGAAGGCGAGCATCGTCAGGCACCTGGCCTCCCAGGCGACCATGGGGCATGCCCAGAGCATCGCGGGCGACTTCCTGCGCCGCACGAGATCCTCCGACGAGGTCGCGGCGGGAGCTTCCCTGCCAGGCAGCCAGCGGAGGATGCCCGACGAGTGGGTGCTTCACGCATACAAGCAGGCAGCCGCGGCGAAGCCGAGCGACCAAGGGGATTCCGCCAAGCCGAAGGAGCCGCCCCCGCCAAAACCCGAGGGGAGCGATCCCCAAGAGAAGGCCGGGGCGAAGCCGGGCGACCGCAAGGATTCCGCCAAGCCAAAGGAGGAGCCGCCCAAGCCGAAAGCCGAGCGGCAGGATTTCCGCGAATGGATCGGGGCGAAGTCGAACGACCGCGGCGCTACCGTGAAGCCGCAGGCGCCTCCCGCGCCGCCGGCGCTCCAGCCCAGGCCCGATGCGAGGAATTTCTACGAAAGGATCGGGGCCGCCAAGGATATGTCGGCGGATGAGATCAAGGCGGCCTATCGCAAGGCCGTCATGTTATATCACCCGGACAAGCACAGCAACGAGGGTGCGGCGGTCATCAAGAAGATGACCAAGGACTTCCAGAACATCCAGGAGGCCTATGCCGCGCTCTCCGACCCCAAGAAACGCGCCGCATACGATATCACGCTGGCGAAGACGTCTCCCGCCCAGGCCAAAGCCAGCGACTGGCGCCCCTGGACCTGGACCGACTTCGGCGCCGCCAAACGCTGA
- a CDS encoding C45 family autoproteolytic acyltransferase/hydrolase, which yields MSPRGKFYIAELHGNFRQMGRQYGNLLGEQIQAFYREVYDEGILKMPKANFAELAQSGEAYYASMPQMFKEFVDGVAETNGLNAEKTRIQTATVLILAMSGCSSLSAWGDYTGGGPLVVGRNLDLASKSLGKYAKYWNVLIWNPEGYGHSVAHIDYVGGLFYQTAFNSKGIFLELQNGQASDKETPKDRENTNHALLASLFSASSMADMENFFQTTRPQAGLIMNASSPEKSVIYEWATFRTVRREGPGLISASNDFLDPSWKEYKVPYFNKKNEGVGQTYTRRTNLLDLGRKSKGKMTPQAMMRIFDTPIPQGGATFPDDGVVRSIYQVVAVPAELKMWLKVRGYSEWEEIDLKKYFQAP from the coding sequence ATGTCTCCCCGCGGGAAGTTCTACATCGCGGAGCTCCACGGCAATTTCCGGCAGATGGGCAGGCAGTACGGCAATCTCTTGGGCGAACAGATCCAGGCCTTCTACCGGGAAGTCTATGACGAGGGCATCTTGAAGATGCCTAAAGCGAACTTCGCGGAGCTGGCGCAGTCGGGGGAGGCCTATTATGCCTCCATGCCGCAGATGTTCAAAGAGTTCGTCGATGGCGTCGCGGAGACCAACGGGCTCAACGCTGAGAAGACAAGGATACAGACGGCGACGGTGCTGATCCTGGCCATGTCGGGCTGCAGCAGCCTGTCAGCCTGGGGGGACTATACCGGCGGAGGACCTCTTGTGGTGGGCCGGAACCTGGACCTTGCGAGCAAGAGTCTCGGAAAGTATGCCAAGTACTGGAACGTCCTGATATGGAATCCGGAAGGATACGGCCACTCTGTCGCCCATATCGATTATGTGGGCGGTCTTTTCTACCAGACCGCCTTCAACAGCAAGGGCATATTCCTGGAGCTTCAGAACGGGCAGGCCTCGGACAAGGAGACCCCGAAGGACAGAGAGAACACCAATCACGCGCTTCTCGCCTCTTTGTTCAGCGCCTCATCCATGGCGGATATGGAGAATTTCTTCCAGACGACACGCCCGCAAGCCGGGCTGATCATGAACGCCTCTTCGCCTGAGAAAAGCGTCATCTATGAATGGGCGACGTTCCGGACCGTGCGCCGGGAGGGCCCTGGCCTCATCTCCGCATCCAACGACTTCCTCGACCCGTCCTGGAAGGAATACAAGGTGCCGTACTTCAACAAGAAGAATGAAGGGGTAGGACAAACCTATACGAGAAGAACGAACCTGCTCGATCTTGGACGGAAATCAAAAGGCAAGATGACCCCGCAGGCCATGATGCGGATATTCGACACCCCGATCCCCCAGGGAGGCGCGACGTTCCCGGACGATGGGGTCGTCAGGTCGATCTATCAGGTCGTGGCTGTGCCGGCGGAACTGAAGATGTGGCTCAAGGTGCGCGGGTACTCGGAATGGGAGGAGATCGATCTTAAAAAATATTTCCAGGCCCCGTAG
- a CDS encoding cation diffusion facilitator family transporter, producing the protein MNAPDKKSGDAKESLLGQSVLIELAGLVIEVAAALQSNSLSLYADLIQEGVETLATIVAWGTLRHLRRHHYEFDFGLGKVESLLGLVVAGGMAVSVYSIAHEALARLAAPQPLEKVGLGLAMIVAWIGVDGYYWWKFVQLDRQHPSPVLEATGKSYRAGTVVCVALTATLLAGKLLEDHPWALYIDPLVSLGYAVYMLKTIYEITARALGDLTDCTLDETLQLAIVRELARFFHDYRLLHDVKSRRSGGTVQIELHLEFHPDQKMSEVYEVSERMSASLQAKIRGSRVIIVPARRKTAPQRREP; encoded by the coding sequence ATGAACGCGCCGGACAAGAAGTCAGGCGACGCCAAGGAGAGCCTCCTAGGCCAGAGCGTCCTCATCGAGCTCGCCGGCCTGGTCATCGAAGTCGCGGCCGCCCTCCAGTCGAATTCCCTCTCGCTTTACGCCGACCTTATCCAAGAAGGCGTGGAGACCTTGGCCACGATCGTGGCCTGGGGCACTTTGCGCCATCTGCGCCGGCACCACTATGAGTTCGATTTCGGGCTCGGCAAGGTGGAGAGCCTCCTGGGCCTGGTGGTCGCCGGAGGCATGGCCGTCTCCGTCTACTCCATCGCCCATGAGGCCCTGGCGCGCCTGGCCGCGCCGCAGCCCCTGGAAAAGGTCGGCCTCGGGCTGGCCATGATCGTCGCCTGGATCGGCGTGGACGGCTATTACTGGTGGAAGTTCGTCCAGCTCGACCGCCAGCACCCCTCGCCCGTGCTGGAAGCCACCGGGAAATCCTACCGGGCCGGCACCGTGGTCTGCGTGGCGCTCACCGCCACGCTCCTGGCCGGCAAGCTCCTGGAGGACCATCCCTGGGCCCTGTACATCGACCCCCTCGTCTCCCTCGGCTACGCGGTCTACATGCTGAAGACGATCTACGAGATCACGGCCCGCGCCCTCGGCGACCTGACGGACTGCACTCTCGACGAGACCCTCCAGCTGGCCATCGTGCGCGAGCTGGCCCGCTTCTTCCACGACTACAGGCTGCTGCACGACGTGAAGTCGCGCCGCTCCGGGGGGACCGTGCAGATCGAGCTGCACCTGGAGTTCCACCCGGACCAGAAGATGTCCGAGGTCTACGAAGTGTCCGAGCGCATGAGCGCGAGCCTGCAGGCCAAGATCCGCGGCAGCCGGGTGATCATCGTGCCCGCGCGGCGCAAGACCGCACCCCAACGGAGAGAACCATGA
- a CDS encoding WD40 repeat domain-containing protein — protein sequence MKRPSFPLAAAALLGLSLSASAKSKPSGIWYGHTDGVVYLAFSPDGTKALSGSGDKTVRLWDVATGELLSTFEGHATPVAAVAFSTDAKTALSASDQLCLRSWDIATGEPVLSTPGQAAFIYAAQFSPDGAKVISGGSDRTLRLWDAKSGKELSYWPGYTDYIQTVAFSQDGTRALVGGGTTEIRDVASGKILVFLASPLGLVYDVDLSPDGKLALTGGWDGSIRLWDAATGDEKAIWKGHSAAVAWCSFSPDGTLVISGSYDNTVRLWDVATGRCIKVWTGHTGRVNAVAFSPDGRLALSGSDDRTLRLWDVSRALADFRAKPPEKTAP from the coding sequence ATGAAACGCCCCTCTTTTCCCCTCGCCGCCGCGGCGCTGCTCGGCCTGTCTTTGAGCGCCTCGGCCAAGTCGAAGCCTTCGGGCATCTGGTACGGCCACACCGACGGCGTCGTCTATCTGGCCTTCTCCCCCGACGGGACCAAGGCGCTCTCCGGCAGCGGCGACAAGACCGTCCGGCTCTGGGACGTGGCCACCGGCGAGCTCCTGTCCACATTCGAGGGCCACGCGACCCCGGTCGCGGCCGTGGCCTTCTCCACCGACGCCAAGACCGCGCTCTCCGCCAGCGACCAGCTCTGCCTGCGGTCCTGGGACATCGCCACGGGCGAGCCGGTCCTCTCCACGCCGGGGCAGGCCGCCTTCATCTACGCCGCGCAATTCTCCCCGGACGGCGCGAAGGTGATCTCCGGCGGGAGCGACCGCACCCTGCGGCTCTGGGACGCGAAGTCCGGCAAGGAGCTCTCCTATTGGCCGGGCTATACGGACTACATCCAGACCGTGGCCTTCTCCCAGGACGGGACCCGGGCTCTGGTCGGCGGCGGCACCACGGAGATCCGGGATGTGGCCAGCGGCAAGATCCTCGTGTTCCTCGCGTCGCCGCTGGGATTGGTCTACGACGTCGACCTTTCCCCGGATGGGAAGCTCGCCCTGACCGGAGGCTGGGACGGGAGCATCCGGCTCTGGGACGCGGCGACCGGGGACGAGAAAGCCATCTGGAAGGGGCACAGCGCGGCCGTGGCCTGGTGCTCCTTCTCCCCGGACGGGACCTTGGTCATCTCCGGGAGCTACGACAACACGGTCCGGCTCTGGGACGTGGCCACGGGCCGATGCATCAAGGTCTGGACCGGCCACACCGGCCGGGTCAATGCCGTGGCCTTCTCGCCGGACGGACGGCTGGCCCTCTCCGGCAGCGATGACCGCACTCTGCGTCTCTGGGATGTGAGCCGCGCGCTCGCCGACTTCCGGGCCAAGCCGCCCGAAAAGACCGCGCCCTGA
- a CDS encoding VIT domain-containing protein: MKMENLTKVAAAAFLAAALAAPLAAQQDLGEGSLQIKSEGAAEAPRILPLKSTDVKARISGFVADVEVTQVFQNPAEKPIEAVYVFPLPENAAVNEMTLTVADRVIKGLIKKRAEAKEIYEKAKLEGKTAALLDQERPNIFTQSVANIPPGQSITVKLRYLQTLKYEAKVYTFVFPMVVGPRYIPKGDAVPDAGRITPPPVRPGARPGRNITLTVRLDAGIAVQDIKSKSHDVSVDLDGDTKAAVTLSPEDSIPNKDFILTYQPKDKPVQTAVLAHKTGPEGYLTLMIQPKADFPLSQITPKELVFALDVSGSMSGFPVETSKELARHCLDQMNPQDTFQILAFSAGNRLVFDKPQPNTPENVARAREAINSLSGGGGTEMLDAIRQVLEAPKDPARLRIVLFMTDGFIGNESQILAYVREHLNNSRIFPLGVGSAPNRYLLEELAVMGKGSVQYVRQDERQAKLEKVISGFYDRIAKPYLTDLSVDWNGLKVLDPSPLYVPDLFAGQPVFIHGRYETPGKATITLQGKLNGKAWSMPVEVDLPDQAPKHEPMGPLWARSRITELERQCYQGKNETVENQITELALKHKLVSRFTSFVAVDETPTVAKGQKPMVVPVEAPIPEGTVHEGFFGGAAVSAVRGAGGSSGMYQNMAAPAGASEASGRMYKTMRQRRPDAGQPIFMPGPATPPVPARTQAPAMVDKLARELLAAPSASLARKLIALQDAQGAFHEPGADAVKAAEQALALLALAKARSALGSDIEEALNLAWSALKAQTSGADCASAVKKALQDGGLWKGYVIREYEALTAVLKAIK, translated from the coding sequence ATGAAAATGGAGAATCTGACGAAGGTCGCGGCGGCGGCGTTCCTGGCCGCGGCGCTGGCGGCGCCGCTGGCGGCGCAGCAGGATCTTGGCGAGGGCTCGCTCCAGATCAAGTCGGAAGGCGCGGCCGAGGCGCCCAGGATACTGCCCCTCAAGAGCACGGACGTGAAGGCCAGAATATCGGGCTTCGTGGCCGACGTCGAGGTCACGCAGGTCTTCCAGAACCCGGCCGAGAAGCCCATCGAGGCCGTATACGTCTTCCCCTTGCCGGAGAACGCCGCGGTCAACGAGATGACGCTGACCGTGGCCGACCGGGTCATCAAGGGTCTCATCAAGAAGCGGGCCGAGGCCAAGGAGATATACGAGAAGGCCAAGCTCGAGGGCAAGACCGCGGCCCTGCTCGACCAGGAGCGGCCCAACATCTTCACCCAGTCGGTGGCCAACATCCCTCCGGGCCAGTCGATCACGGTCAAGCTCCGCTACCTCCAGACCCTCAAGTACGAAGCCAAGGTCTACACCTTCGTCTTCCCCATGGTGGTGGGGCCGCGCTACATCCCCAAGGGCGACGCGGTCCCGGACGCCGGCCGCATCACCCCGCCGCCGGTGCGCCCCGGGGCGCGGCCCGGGCGCAACATCACGCTCACGGTCCGGCTCGACGCGGGCATAGCCGTGCAGGACATCAAGTCCAAGTCCCACGACGTGAGCGTGGACCTCGACGGCGACACCAAGGCCGCGGTCACCTTGAGCCCGGAGGACAGCATCCCCAACAAGGACTTCATCCTGACCTACCAGCCCAAGGACAAGCCCGTGCAGACCGCGGTCCTGGCGCACAAGACCGGACCGGAAGGCTACCTCACCCTCATGATCCAGCCCAAGGCGGACTTCCCGCTCTCCCAGATCACGCCCAAGGAGCTGGTCTTCGCCCTGGACGTCTCCGGCTCCATGAGCGGCTTCCCGGTGGAGACCTCCAAGGAGCTGGCCCGGCACTGCCTGGACCAGATGAACCCCCAGGACACCTTCCAGATCCTGGCCTTCTCCGCCGGCAACCGGCTGGTCTTCGACAAGCCCCAGCCCAACACCCCGGAGAACGTGGCCCGGGCCCGGGAGGCCATCAACTCCTTGAGCGGCGGCGGCGGGACCGAGATGCTCGACGCCATCCGCCAGGTGCTGGAGGCCCCCAAGGACCCGGCGCGCCTGCGCATCGTGCTCTTCATGACCGACGGCTTCATCGGCAACGAGAGCCAGATCCTCGCCTACGTCAGGGAGCACCTCAACAACTCCCGCATCTTCCCGCTGGGCGTGGGCTCCGCGCCCAACCGCTACCTGCTCGAGGAGCTCGCGGTCATGGGCAAGGGCTCCGTCCAATACGTGCGGCAGGATGAGCGGCAAGCCAAGCTGGAGAAGGTCATCAGCGGCTTCTACGACCGCATCGCCAAGCCCTACCTGACCGACCTCTCCGTGGACTGGAACGGCCTCAAGGTGCTCGACCCTTCCCCGCTGTACGTCCCGGACCTCTTCGCGGGACAGCCCGTGTTCATCCACGGGCGCTACGAGACGCCCGGTAAGGCGACGATCACCCTCCAGGGCAAGCTCAACGGCAAGGCCTGGAGCATGCCGGTGGAGGTGGATCTGCCGGACCAGGCGCCCAAGCATGAGCCCATGGGCCCGCTCTGGGCCCGGTCCCGCATAACCGAGCTCGAGCGGCAGTGCTACCAGGGGAAGAACGAGACGGTCGAGAACCAGATCACGGAGCTCGCGCTCAAGCACAAGCTGGTCTCGCGCTTCACCTCCTTCGTGGCCGTCGATGAGACCCCCACCGTGGCCAAGGGCCAGAAGCCCATGGTCGTGCCGGTGGAGGCGCCGATACCCGAGGGCACGGTGCACGAGGGATTCTTCGGCGGCGCGGCGGTCTCGGCGGTGAGAGGCGCCGGCGGATCCTCCGGGATGTATCAGAACATGGCCGCCCCGGCTGGCGCTTCAGAGGCGTCGGGCCGGATGTATAAGACGATGAGGCAGAGACGCCCGGACGCGGGCCAGCCCATCTTCATGCCCGGGCCCGCCACCCCGCCCGTGCCGGCCCGGACTCAGGCGCCCGCCATGGTGGACAAGCTGGCGCGGGAACTGTTGGCGGCGCCGTCCGCGTCTTTGGCCCGCAAGCTCATCGCGCTCCAGGACGCGCAGGGGGCGTTCCACGAGCCCGGCGCGGACGCGGTCAAGGCCGCAGAGCAGGCGCTGGCCCTCCTCGCTTTGGCCAAGGCCCGGTCGGCATTGGGATCCGACATCGAGGAGGCCCTCAACCTGGCTTGGAGCGCGCTCAAGGCCCAGACGTCAGGGGCGGACTGCGCGTCGGCGGTCAAAAAGGCCCTCCAGGACGGCGGGCTCTGGAAAGGCTACGTGATCCGGGAATACGAGGCCTTGACCGCTGTGCTCAAGGCTATAAAATAG